From the Thermodesulfovibrionales bacterium genome, the window GACCCTGATGCGCCGATGGGCATGTGGGTCCACTGGGTGGTCTGGAATATGGACCCCAGAACAGGCGAGATAAGGGAGGACGCGGTACCAAGGGGAGCCCTTCAGGGGATAAACGACTTCAAGAAGCATGACTATGGAGGACCCTGCCCGCCTTCGGGCACACACCGCTATTTCTTTAAGCTCTACGCCCTAGATGCCCTCCTTGATCTCGGCGCGAACGCAAAGAAGGCCGATCTCGAAAAAGCGATGAAGGGGCATCTCATCGCGCAGGCCCAGATCATAGGGCTCTATAAGAGAAAGTAGAAAAAGGCGTTCCTATCTCCCCTGCATGCCCCCTGAGGGACGGCCTCCGCCCTGGGGATGGATGACTTTTCCGCCTCCGCCGGTAGACGGTCTCGAGGACTTGCCGACACCTTCCGGTCGGTAGGCGCGATTGAAGACCCTTTCAGGCGATCTCGGGATTCCCGTCGAGATGAAGCCCCTTGAGTGAGAGGCGCCGATACCGGCAAAGGTCCTTCCGTTAAATCTGCCTACGGGATCGATCCTGAAGGTCCTGTGAGTCTGCACGTCGGTGAAATGGTTGGTGACGACGGTGACCCTCCTGTTCAGAACAACGACCTTGTGAAAATCGTGCAGAACAAAAAAACCCGGAAACCAGAAGCCGGTCCACCAGAACGGATAAGGGACCCAGGCATAGAGTGCGTAATATGCCGGCGGTGGCGCGTAGTAAGTGACGATCGGCGGGCCTTCGCTCGTATAGTAGTCGTCTATCCCTCCGGGGTTAGGGTAATTTTCGCATCTCGGAGCGGCTTCGCACCTCTCACCTTCCCTGTAGGGCCTGAGCGGCAAGGAGCTTTCAGCAACGACATTCTCAAACGCCCTCATGGCGTCGGCCCCTCCGATCTGGAGTCTGCCTGAATCGGCCGCCTCGCTGACCGCTTGGCGGACCTCACCGACAATATCGGGCGTTACGGGATAATCGGCGATCCATCCGTTCCGTGGTGCGATACCGGCTGAACCGAGTAAGCTCTCAGCCTCGACCTCGTCTTCTGTCGTGCTAATGCCGAGTTCTGAAACGAGCCTGACCGCAAACGAGCCCTCACGCACCAGGGGTTGTCCTATCGGAGGCGCCTCTGCCTGTCCTCCCTGCGATTCTGCAGGAATCGTCACCGACAGGAGAAGAAATAGGATCGCTGCTACAGCTCTTGACAAGAGAGCTCTTTTCATCGCGTCGTCCTTCGTTGTCTTGATCATAC encodes:
- a CDS encoding YbhB/YbcL family Raf kinase inhibitor-like protein, producing the protein MRLRGMGIIGIVLTFLFFITNAALGKEGMKMDALKISSKAFENNGSIPEKYTCDGMDINPPLLFENVPSGAKSLALIVDDPDAPMGMWVHWVVWNMDPRTGEIREDAVPRGALQGINDFKKHDYGGPCPPSGTHRYFFKLYALDALLDLGANAKKADLEKAMKGHLIAQAQIIGLYKRK